One region of Chryseobacterium sp. SORGH_AS_0447 genomic DNA includes:
- a CDS encoding YchJ family protein has protein sequence MNCPCCSGNAYEDCCQPYHTGEKNAPTAEALMRSRFSAFAIPNGDYLMETTLPSKRKYHNRKDLQEWGEINTWTKLEIVDKPSANKVEFKAFYTDENGDSQIHHELSTFKMIQNRWFYVSGIFLE, from the coding sequence ATGAATTGTCCCTGCTGTTCCGGAAACGCTTACGAAGATTGCTGCCAACCATACCATACCGGAGAAAAGAATGCGCCGACTGCCGAAGCGCTTATGCGTTCCCGGTTTTCTGCCTTTGCCATCCCAAATGGAGACTATCTGATGGAAACCACTCTTCCCAGCAAAAGAAAATACCATAACCGGAAAGATCTGCAGGAATGGGGAGAAATCAATACCTGGACAAAACTCGAAATTGTGGATAAGCCGTCTGCAAATAAGGTTGAGTTTAAGGCTTTTTATACGGATGAAAACGGCGATTCGCAGATTCATCATGAATTATCCACCTTCAAAATGATTCAGAACCGATGGTTTTACGTAAGTGGAATATTTTTAGAATAG